A single genomic interval of Chitinophaga sp. 180180018-3 harbors:
- a CDS encoding MBL fold metallo-hydrolase, whose translation MTNQQPPSAIRSFTAVANDHIKILVVTDGDVRYSSDCFAPGIKRPALNGIRADASDYISLANNILVLISPPHVVLIDTGNGYTSAPEAGYLPTNLQATGIDPADVTDIVLTHAHPDHINGLVSGTGQLVFPNAAIHLPEAEYEFWQSAAPDFSKSKNSLATLQQLQQGIRKVLAATGSKLRLFNTSAPLFPFLRPIPAPGHTPGHSMFEVTAGTTTFIHMADICHDAEILFARPEWGTIFDIDFELAAQTRRRTLGELADSRQLVFAYHLQWPGFGRIVRVDDGFRWEAGY comes from the coding sequence ATGACAAACCAACAGCCCCCTTCAGCTATACGAAGCTTTACAGCAGTTGCCAATGATCATATTAAAATCCTCGTAGTCACCGACGGAGATGTACGTTACAGCAGTGATTGTTTTGCCCCGGGAATAAAACGGCCGGCGCTGAACGGCATTCGGGCAGATGCCAGCGATTATATTAGTCTTGCTAATAATATTCTTGTACTCATTTCACCGCCACATGTAGTGCTGATAGACACCGGTAACGGCTATACGTCTGCTCCGGAAGCGGGTTACCTGCCCACAAACCTGCAGGCGACGGGAATTGATCCTGCTGATGTTACCGACATCGTACTTACTCACGCTCACCCGGATCATATCAACGGCCTGGTAAGCGGAACCGGGCAGCTGGTATTTCCCAATGCTGCTATACATCTGCCGGAAGCGGAATATGAGTTCTGGCAATCAGCAGCACCGGATTTTTCCAAAAGTAAAAACTCATTGGCAACGCTGCAGCAACTGCAACAGGGCATCCGGAAAGTACTGGCCGCCACCGGCAGCAAGCTCCGGTTGTTTAATACTTCGGCGCCGCTATTCCCTTTCCTGCGGCCGATTCCCGCGCCGGGGCATACACCGGGGCATAGTATGTTTGAAGTAACTGCCGGCACAACAACATTTATTCATATGGCAGACATCTGTCATGATGCCGAAATACTATTTGCGCGGCCGGAATGGGGAACCATCTTTGATATCGATTTTGAGCTGGCTGCGCAAACGCGCCGGCGGACGCTCGGGGAGCTGGCTGATTCCCGGCAACTGGTATTTGCTTATCATTTACAGTGGCCGGGGTTTGGGCGGATAGTGCGTGTTGATGATGGATTCAGATGGGAAGCGGGTTATTAA
- a CDS encoding DUF6528 family protein, producing MKKFYLLNALVILFSASSIYAQDTVQDCKKCIVITEQQAPRIAIINPDTRQIIWEWRPAASDLPSAHVKWFSNVDEAKPVYGRRYVLVTASGGGVALIRVADRKTVFHAYAGGNTHSAALLPDGNIVTASSTGNYLTLFHVDTTVAAEQVWRKRVFIASGHNVVWDNHRKVLWSADMTTIKSFRYNSDCQHPDLVLIDSIPVSGREGHDLFPVYGKDQLWFTNTAGAYVFDPATKSITPATFNQPDIKSVSSGPAGFPVILTKPKEQWWTDAIIDSNGHTIFEQPGLKIYKARWWLPDVFNDPERVDFQQQPKLSTQKAPGKSTVRVELPNGWSLTPAGTSVPLSSDLPLNMAFSPDGNYVAVTNNGNGKHTIDLIQLKERKLVQRVDVGSAWLGLCFAKTTPYLYVSGGNNNKITRFILRNGKLTVTDTLALGNPWPKDKIGPAGMTIANQQQRLYVVTKEDNSLYICDAQAMKVLKRVPLSAEAYTCILNPVLPELYISAWGGRKIWTYNTKLGQLTDSVAVEDHPNDMAVSHNGKWLYVANANSNSVSVISCSSRKVVETLNAALYPDAPIGATTNSVALSPDNKTLYVANADNNCLAVFDVSAPGQGKAKGYIPTGWYPTCVKVSGKQILVTNGKGMSSLPNPDGEDPYGGKQEAFYKRSDTTKPMQYIGSMFHGTLSMIPVPGEALLKRYARQVYLNTPYNKAKEIVAQGESGNPVPTRQGEASPIKYVFYVLKENRTYDQILGDMPGGNGDSSRCIFGRKVTPNAHALAEDFVLLDNFYVDAEVSADGHNWSMAGYATDFVEKNWPANYSGRGGNYDFDGSRPAANPTRGFIWDYCHRAGISFRNYGEFMDNGVPTLPVLKDPRNYCHGYPGWNLSIQDVAREQIFEHDFDSLVSINAVPRFNTVYLPNDHTSGLSKGSYTPMAHVADNDLALGRLVEHISHSPIWKESAIFVLEDDAQDGPDHVDAHRSVAYVISPYIRRKQVNHTMYSTAAMLRTMELILGLPPMSQYDAAAMPMWSCFQATPDTTAFTARPAQIDINIRNTAWNESAIRSAQFDFSKADGVPDRPLNEVIWKSVKGEHSTMPAPCRAAFVKIQEGDDDDD from the coding sequence ATGAAAAAATTTTATCTGCTAAATGCCCTGGTGATCCTGTTTTCCGCCAGCAGCATTTATGCACAAGATACAGTACAGGACTGCAAAAAATGCATAGTGATCACGGAACAACAAGCGCCCCGTATCGCCATCATTAATCCTGATACCCGGCAGATAATCTGGGAATGGCGCCCGGCTGCATCGGATCTGCCGTCAGCTCATGTAAAGTGGTTCAGTAATGTAGACGAAGCCAAGCCTGTATATGGGCGCAGATATGTGCTGGTAACTGCCTCCGGTGGCGGGGTAGCGTTGATTCGTGTGGCCGACCGGAAAACAGTATTCCATGCTTATGCCGGTGGCAATACACATTCCGCAGCACTGCTGCCCGATGGCAATATTGTCACTGCTTCCAGTACGGGTAACTACCTCACGCTTTTTCATGTAGATACCACCGTGGCAGCAGAACAGGTATGGCGCAAACGGGTATTTATTGCCAGCGGGCATAATGTGGTATGGGATAATCATAGAAAGGTACTATGGTCGGCCGATATGACTACTATCAAATCGTTTCGATATAACAGCGATTGTCAACATCCGGATCTTGTGCTGATCGATTCTATCCCGGTATCAGGCAGGGAAGGCCATGATCTCTTCCCCGTATACGGCAAAGATCAGCTTTGGTTTACTAACACCGCCGGGGCGTATGTCTTTGATCCGGCTACTAAAAGCATTACTCCGGCAACTTTCAATCAGCCTGATATCAAGAGCGTATCTTCCGGCCCTGCAGGCTTTCCGGTGATCCTTACCAAACCTAAGGAACAATGGTGGACAGACGCCATCATTGATAGCAACGGTCATACAATTTTTGAGCAGCCGGGATTGAAGATTTATAAAGCAAGATGGTGGCTGCCTGATGTTTTCAATGATCCGGAGCGTGTGGATTTTCAGCAGCAGCCGAAACTAAGCACGCAAAAGGCTCCCGGCAAAAGCACTGTAAGAGTTGAGTTACCTAATGGCTGGTCGCTTACGCCCGCAGGTACATCTGTACCACTCAGCAGCGATCTTCCACTGAATATGGCGTTCTCGCCTGATGGAAATTATGTGGCGGTTACCAATAACGGCAACGGCAAGCATACCATTGATCTTATTCAATTAAAGGAAAGAAAGCTGGTGCAAAGGGTAGACGTTGGCTCTGCCTGGCTTGGACTTTGCTTCGCTAAAACCACGCCGTACCTCTACGTTTCCGGCGGAAACAACAATAAAATCACCCGGTTCATACTGCGTAACGGCAAACTCACGGTGACGGATACACTGGCGCTGGGAAATCCCTGGCCTAAAGATAAGATCGGTCCTGCGGGGATGACGATAGCAAACCAACAGCAACGCCTGTACGTTGTTACGAAGGAAGACAATTCCCTCTACATTTGCGATGCGCAGGCAATGAAGGTGCTGAAAAGAGTGCCGCTTTCTGCGGAAGCATACACCTGCATACTCAACCCGGTGCTGCCAGAGTTGTACATATCTGCCTGGGGCGGACGAAAAATATGGACTTATAATACCAAACTCGGTCAATTAACAGATTCCGTTGCAGTAGAAGACCATCCCAATGATATGGCCGTAAGCCATAACGGGAAGTGGTTATACGTTGCCAATGCCAACTCCAACTCAGTGTCTGTGATTAGCTGCAGCAGCCGTAAAGTGGTGGAAACGCTTAACGCTGCATTGTACCCTGATGCGCCGATAGGCGCTACTACAAACAGTGTGGCGTTGTCGCCGGACAATAAAACTTTGTATGTTGCCAATGCTGATAATAACTGCCTGGCAGTGTTCGATGTGTCGGCGCCCGGTCAGGGTAAAGCCAAAGGATACATCCCCACCGGGTGGTACCCTACCTGTGTGAAGGTATCGGGTAAGCAGATACTGGTAACCAATGGAAAAGGGATGTCGTCGTTACCCAATCCTGATGGTGAAGATCCTTATGGTGGTAAACAGGAAGCCTTTTACAAAAGAAGTGATACTACTAAACCGATGCAATACATTGGTAGCATGTTTCATGGCACGCTGTCAATGATCCCTGTTCCGGGAGAAGCATTGCTGAAGCGCTATGCACGGCAGGTGTACCTGAATACGCCTTATAATAAGGCAAAGGAAATTGTTGCTCAGGGCGAGTCCGGAAATCCGGTACCTACCCGTCAGGGAGAAGCGTCGCCCATTAAATACGTATTTTATGTGTTGAAGGAAAACCGCACATACGACCAGATACTCGGCGATATGCCCGGCGGGAATGGCGATAGCAGCCGCTGTATTTTTGGAAGAAAAGTTACGCCCAATGCGCATGCCCTTGCGGAAGATTTTGTGTTGCTGGATAATTTTTATGTGGATGCAGAAGTCAGCGCTGATGGTCATAACTGGTCGATGGCAGGTTATGCTACCGATTTTGTAGAAAAGAACTGGCCCGCTAATTACAGCGGTCGTGGTGGCAACTACGACTTCGATGGAAGCCGGCCGGCCGCCAATCCTACCAGGGGTTTTATCTGGGATTATTGCCACAGGGCAGGTATTTCTTTCCGGAACTATGGCGAATTCATGGACAACGGCGTACCAACCCTGCCGGTACTGAAAGATCCGCGCAACTATTGCCACGGGTATCCGGGCTGGAATTTATCGATACAGGATGTGGCCCGTGAACAGATATTCGAACATGATTTCGATTCACTGGTGAGCATCAACGCTGTACCCCGTTTCAACACGGTATACCTGCCTAACGACCATACTTCCGGTTTATCTAAAGGCAGCTATACACCTATGGCGCATGTAGCAGACAACGACCTTGCACTGGGCCGCCTTGTGGAGCATATCTCGCACAGCCCGATCTGGAAGGAGTCTGCCATTTTCGTATTGGAGGATGATGCCCAGGATGGTCCTGATCACGTGGATGCCCACCGCTCCGTAGCCTACGTGATCAGCCCGTATATCAGGCGTAAGCAGGTTAACCATACCATGTATTCAACCGCTGCCATGCTTCGCACCATGGAGCTGATACTCGGCCTGCCTCCGATGAGCCAGTACGATGCCGCTGCAATGCCGATGTGGAGCTGCTTCCAGGCAACGCCCGATACCACGGCCTTTACCGCCCGTCCTGCTCAGATCGACATTAACATACGCAATACAGCCTGGAATGAGAGCGCTATCCGTTCCGCCCAATTCGATTTTTCAAAGGCTGATGGCGTGCCTGATCGCCCGTTGAATGAGGTGATCTGGAAGTCGGTTAAAGGAGAGCATAGTACTATGCCTGCCCCCTGTAGAGCCGCATTTGTGAAGATACAGGAGGGAGATGATGATGACGATTAG
- a CDS encoding DUF6326 family protein, whose amino-acid sequence MPKENRLQDYPVNPKIKLSVLWASVTLCYLYGDYFELYVPGKVDGLIKGYNMLDSPVKLLAAGILLAIPAGMVCLNVLLRPSILRWLNIIFGSFFTLIMLLIAVTSLEAWLAFYVFLAIVESILTALIIWHAWCWPRNAA is encoded by the coding sequence ATGCCAAAAGAAAACAGGCTTCAGGACTATCCTGTAAATCCCAAAATTAAACTATCAGTACTCTGGGCCTCTGTAACCTTATGCTATTTGTATGGCGACTATTTTGAACTATACGTCCCGGGAAAAGTAGATGGACTCATAAAGGGTTATAATATGCTGGACAGCCCCGTGAAGCTGCTGGCGGCTGGTATATTGCTGGCTATCCCCGCAGGAATGGTTTGTTTGAATGTTTTGCTGCGGCCCTCCATACTCAGGTGGCTGAATATTATTTTCGGTTCATTTTTTACGCTGATTATGTTACTGATAGCCGTAACTTCTCTGGAAGCATGGCTTGCATTTTATGTATTTTTAGCCATAGTGGAAAGCATCCTGACTGCCCTTATCATATGGCATGCCTGGTGTTGGCCACGTAACGCAGCGTAA
- a CDS encoding ferritin-like domain-containing protein, whose product MATHMKHSHATSEEKNARAKMSGSEFHTFFLDALKDIYWAEKQLAKALPKLTKAATSEELKDAFERHTEETNEHINTLEQVFEELNEKAVAQKCDAMAGLLEEVNVIMGQTEEGSMVRDAALILAAQKVEHYEIATYGTLKTFAEQMGHAKVAKLLDRTLENEKATDTMLTSIAEEYINEKASEE is encoded by the coding sequence ATGGCTACGCACATGAAGCATTCTCATGCAACTTCAGAAGAAAAAAACGCGCGTGCGAAAATGTCCGGCTCAGAATTCCACACCTTTTTCCTTGACGCGCTTAAAGACATTTACTGGGCTGAAAAGCAACTTGCCAAAGCATTACCGAAACTTACAAAGGCGGCTACAAGTGAAGAGTTAAAAGACGCATTTGAAAGACATACAGAGGAAACCAATGAACACATTAATACGTTAGAGCAGGTATTTGAAGAATTGAATGAAAAAGCTGTTGCTCAGAAATGCGATGCTATGGCTGGGTTATTGGAAGAAGTCAATGTTATTATGGGACAGACGGAAGAAGGATCTATGGTGAGAGACGCCGCACTTATTCTCGCTGCGCAGAAAGTAGAACATTATGAAATCGCGACCTACGGTACGCTGAAAACCTTTGCTGAACAAATGGGACACGCCAAAGTGGCGAAACTGCTGGATAGAACATTGGAAAATGAAAAAGCTACAGACACAATGTTAACAAGTATTGCAGAGGAATATATAAATGAAAAGGCTAGCGAAGAGTAG
- a CDS encoding low affinity iron permease family protein — translation MKTFRNALTNIFEKLATKAVNVTGSPGAFIVAVLIIIVWALTGPIFKYSDAWQLVINTGTTIITFLMVFLIQKAQNKDSKSIQLKLNELIAVNKLASNRLIDAEDLTEEELNALHKYYSKMVEVTREKIIRETYSTEKKESGGEKNKKKNEE, via the coding sequence ATGAAAACGTTTAGAAACGCTCTGACCAATATATTTGAAAAACTGGCAACGAAAGCGGTCAATGTAACCGGAAGTCCGGGTGCCTTTATTGTTGCAGTACTGATTATTATCGTATGGGCATTAACCGGCCCCATTTTCAAGTATTCAGATGCCTGGCAGTTAGTGATAAATACCGGCACAACTATTATCACCTTTCTGATGGTGTTCCTTATCCAGAAGGCGCAAAATAAAGATTCAAAATCCATTCAATTGAAGCTCAACGAGCTTATTGCCGTTAACAAGCTGGCAAGTAATCGCTTAATAGATGCAGAAGATCTGACAGAAGAAGAACTCAATGCTTTACATAAATATTACAGTAAAATGGTAGAGGTTACCAGAGAAAAAATAATCAGGGAAACTTATTCTACGGAAAAAAAAGAGTCTGGTGGGGAGAAAAACAAAAAGAAAAACGAAGAATGA
- a CDS encoding DUF6714 family protein — protein sequence MNKEELIAEISAAFKDTRLDDGVGLWEGQGLDDYADAKTLMELKRKDERKDWDKISIPDLSRCASSLHFFDAKGMLFHLPKFLIADISGHEIYASLNIQPPDVLFTLTSDLNGDYQRQRFSLLNNAQLHCIIHYLEYRIDQMIQLYNGYAVTYGSDIHSLEYNPDYRELKKALSIWEERLN from the coding sequence ATGAATAAAGAGGAATTAATAGCAGAAATCAGCGCAGCCTTTAAAGACACCAGGCTGGACGATGGCGTCGGGCTTTGGGAAGGACAGGGACTGGATGATTATGCTGACGCCAAAACTTTAATGGAGCTGAAAAGAAAGGATGAAAGAAAAGATTGGGATAAAATATCTATCCCCGATCTATCCCGGTGTGCCAGCTCACTACATTTTTTTGATGCCAAAGGAATGCTGTTCCATTTGCCTAAATTCCTTATTGCTGATATATCAGGCCACGAAATATACGCTTCGCTAAACATACAGCCACCAGATGTGCTTTTCACACTAACTTCAGATTTAAATGGCGATTATCAGCGGCAACGGTTTTCGTTATTAAATAACGCGCAGCTACATTGTATCATTCACTACCTCGAGTATAGAATAGATCAGATGATTCAATTATATAATGGTTATGCTGTTACTTATGGTTCGGATATTCATTCACTGGAGTATAATCCGGATTATAGGGAGTTGAAAAAAGCGCTGAGTATATGGGAGGAAAGGTTGAATTAG
- a CDS encoding FAD-binding oxidoreductase, whose product MEKITPGDIRYPDLVEKRFNKRFKGKPDYIRLPASTKEVVEALQDAVDTKRRPVVRSGGHCLEGFVTDPAVQVLIDISLMSNVYYDTEKRAFAVEAGTTVGETYRRLFLGWGVVLPAGEHPGIGMGGHVLGGAFGFLCREHGLAADYLYGIELVTVDASGKAHAVVATREATDPNRELWWAHTGGGGGNFGIITRYWLRSPDATGTDPFSALPKAPASVTTFRVAWNWQQFNESSFSSLVQDFGAWSLQHSSPDSPYTSLFSILFLNHRNIGKIEIKGLCISENARTLIDAYLKAIADPVELPYSLQLEETPWLRFALNPFPELFQPGFDNVQAKVKDAFFRRPFTDSQIATAYRYLTVEAGIGGGLGMATYGGKVNTIAPDATASAQRNCMMDVACNTGWMDPAGEAPSLNWVRNFYRDLFPDSGGVPVPNEQTDGSMINHPDTDLADPEWNQSGVPWHTLYYKENYPRLQRVKAQWDPLNIFHHALSIQAVD is encoded by the coding sequence ATGGAAAAGATCACTCCCGGCGATATACGCTACCCTGATCTCGTAGAAAAAAGATTCAACAAACGTTTTAAAGGAAAGCCTGACTATATCCGTTTGCCTGCATCCACAAAGGAAGTGGTGGAAGCCCTTCAGGATGCTGTAGACACGAAACGACGGCCGGTGGTGCGCAGTGGCGGACACTGTCTGGAGGGTTTTGTAACAGATCCTGCGGTGCAGGTACTTATTGATATATCATTAATGAGCAATGTTTATTATGATACGGAGAAGCGAGCCTTTGCCGTGGAGGCAGGTACAACAGTAGGTGAAACCTATCGCAGGCTGTTCCTGGGCTGGGGCGTAGTGTTGCCTGCAGGCGAGCACCCCGGAATAGGCATGGGCGGTCATGTGCTGGGTGGTGCATTCGGTTTTCTTTGCCGCGAGCACGGACTGGCGGCGGACTATCTTTACGGCATCGAGCTGGTAACAGTGGATGCTTCGGGGAAAGCTCATGCTGTGGTGGCTACACGGGAAGCCACAGATCCTAACCGGGAGCTTTGGTGGGCCCATACCGGCGGTGGCGGCGGCAACTTCGGCATTATTACCCGCTACTGGCTGAGATCTCCCGACGCAACAGGAACAGATCCTTTTTCAGCATTGCCCAAAGCACCTGCATCCGTCACCACTTTCCGGGTAGCATGGAACTGGCAACAGTTTAACGAATCATCGTTTTCCAGTCTGGTACAGGATTTTGGAGCGTGGAGCCTGCAGCATAGCAGTCCGGATTCGCCTTACACATCATTATTCAGTATCCTGTTTTTGAATCATCGCAACATCGGCAAGATCGAAATAAAAGGACTTTGTATTAGTGAAAACGCACGCACACTTATCGATGCATACCTGAAGGCCATTGCTGATCCTGTTGAGCTCCCTTATTCATTGCAGCTCGAAGAAACGCCATGGCTACGCTTTGCACTCAATCCTTTTCCGGAATTATTTCAACCCGGCTTCGATAATGTGCAGGCAAAAGTAAAAGATGCTTTCTTCCGCAGGCCCTTTACAGACAGTCAGATCGCAACCGCCTACAGATATCTGACAGTAGAAGCCGGTATTGGCGGCGGCCTCGGCATGGCCACTTATGGAGGGAAAGTAAATACAATTGCACCCGATGCTACGGCCTCGGCTCAACGAAATTGTATGATGGATGTAGCCTGCAATACAGGCTGGATGGATCCCGCAGGCGAAGCGCCAAGTCTGAACTGGGTGCGCAATTTTTACAGGGATCTCTTTCCTGACTCGGGAGGAGTGCCTGTACCTAACGAACAAACGGATGGTAGCATGATCAACCATCCTGATACGGATCTCGCCGATCCGGAATGGAATCAATCCGGCGTTCCATGGCATACACTTTATTATAAAGAAAACTATCCCCGCTTACAGCGTGTAAAAGCCCAATGGGATCCACTGAATATATTTCATCATGCGCTATCTATACAGGCTGTTGATTGA
- a CDS encoding RNA ligase family protein encodes MDRNSEYEKMPKSLKGLHLTEKEQHELNKLKWVVTEKIHGANFSFIYERQQLLYAKRKDYLKWDDDFFGFQIVAARMEDNVISLFEQLKQDISADRYIIYGELFGGGYPHPEVAPDQQVQAIQTGVYYSPAIQFCAFDIAVENDTAGSKKYLDYDVSMAYFERFGILYAQVLFAGKLSEALNFDININSGIPAQLQLPSITPNLIEGVVIKPLSHSGLTDFETRPIIKIKNPQFDEEKKFHEAIKWSFIPDVTSRAEELTFLVDEMDRYITKNRLDSALSKTGRLDFSNEKRMQEIKQEFQEDIFTDFNDDNGNILAYLDDAKTKWIKDRINARIAAFIADKGD; translated from the coding sequence ATGGACAGGAATTCTGAGTACGAAAAAATGCCAAAGAGCCTGAAAGGCCTTCACCTTACTGAGAAAGAACAACATGAATTAAATAAATTGAAGTGGGTGGTAACCGAGAAGATACACGGCGCGAATTTCAGCTTTATATACGAACGCCAGCAATTGCTATACGCGAAACGAAAAGACTACCTCAAATGGGATGATGATTTCTTTGGCTTTCAAATCGTGGCGGCACGAATGGAAGACAACGTAATCAGCCTGTTTGAACAATTAAAACAGGATATTTCTGCCGATAGGTATATCATCTACGGAGAACTATTCGGAGGCGGGTACCCTCATCCGGAAGTCGCGCCGGATCAGCAGGTGCAGGCAATTCAAACCGGCGTGTATTATTCCCCCGCGATACAATTCTGCGCTTTCGACATTGCAGTGGAAAATGATACGGCAGGATCCAAAAAGTACCTGGATTACGATGTTTCAATGGCGTATTTCGAACGTTTCGGCATCCTATATGCCCAGGTGCTGTTTGCCGGAAAACTGAGCGAAGCCCTGAATTTTGATATCAATATAAACTCCGGTATTCCTGCACAGTTGCAGCTTCCTTCCATTACGCCCAACCTGATAGAAGGCGTTGTGATCAAACCTCTAAGCCATTCGGGGCTTACCGACTTTGAGACACGCCCCATTATCAAGATTAAAAATCCGCAATTCGATGAAGAAAAGAAATTTCACGAAGCTATAAAATGGTCGTTTATACCGGATGTTACATCGCGCGCGGAGGAACTCACTTTCCTGGTTGATGAAATGGATCGTTACATAACGAAGAACCGGCTGGATAGCGCGTTATCGAAAACCGGGCGACTGGACTTCAGCAACGAAAAGAGAATGCAGGAGATAAAACAGGAATTCCAGGAAGATATATTTACCGATTTCAACGACGATAATGGCAATATTCTCGCTTACCTCGACGACGCCAAAACCAAGTGGATAAAGGACCGGATAAACGCCCGCATTGCGGCTTTTATTGCTGACAAAGGAGATTAG
- a CDS encoding AraC family transcriptional regulator has translation MSDNNKYINYSCHFAAFREGEQFVVHHTLSMIISGEMELNDGTQRTVFRKGDLYLARKNNLLKFEKTPTEKEEFKSLSIWLDEATLKEVCDQEAFHLEDKLKTPAFINLSDAQHLRYFMESLLQYRELLENKAPELLKLKQKEVLMLLFAYNKNLKKVLFDFSEPHKIDLEEFMQKNYHFNVKLERFAYLTGRSLATFKRDFQKAFQTSPRSWLQQRRLQEAYFLITQKRQRPNDIYLDLGFEDLSHFSFAFKKQFGQSPSEAGKI, from the coding sequence ATGTCTGATAATAATAAATACATCAATTACTCCTGCCATTTCGCCGCGTTTCGGGAAGGGGAACAGTTTGTGGTACATCATACTTTGTCGATGATTATTTCGGGAGAAATGGAACTGAATGATGGCACTCAAAGAACGGTATTCAGGAAAGGCGACCTCTATCTGGCCCGGAAAAATAATTTGTTGAAGTTTGAGAAGACGCCAACAGAGAAGGAAGAATTCAAATCCCTGTCTATATGGCTGGATGAAGCAACGCTCAAAGAAGTCTGTGATCAGGAAGCATTCCACCTGGAAGATAAACTGAAAACACCTGCCTTTATTAATTTGTCTGATGCGCAGCATCTGCGTTATTTCATGGAATCCCTGCTGCAGTACCGGGAGCTGCTGGAAAATAAAGCACCGGAATTGCTAAAGCTAAAACAGAAAGAAGTACTGATGTTGCTGTTTGCGTACAACAAAAATCTGAAGAAGGTATTGTTCGATTTTTCAGAGCCGCATAAAATTGATCTCGAAGAATTCATGCAGAAGAACTACCATTTCAATGTTAAGCTGGAACGTTTCGCCTACCTTACCGGCCGGAGCCTGGCTACGTTTAAGCGGGATTTTCAAAAGGCATTTCAGACGTCGCCGCGCAGCTGGCTGCAGCAGCGGCGCCTGCAGGAAGCTTATTTCCTGATCACGCAAAAACGACAGCGGCCTAACGATATTTATCTTGATTTAGGGTTCGAGGACTTATCACATTTTTCATTTGCCTTCAAAAAACAGTTCGGGCAGTCGCCTTCGGAGGCTGGTAAGATTTGA